In the Octopus bimaculoides isolate UCB-OBI-ISO-001 chromosome 7, ASM119413v2, whole genome shotgun sequence genome, TGTTTGTATATggatgatgcttgtgtgtgaaattGCAAAGAGTAGAAAACTAATGACGTATGCATAGGAAAGTGTGTGTGATTAGAGtaaaaaatagcaaaaagtaTCATTAATGTACAGGAGGAAGAGTCTTTGTGTATGTCAGATTTGATGAAATGTAAGTTTGAGTGAGAGACCAAACAGTACTTTGTGATAGAGCAGGACATTTCCATTCTAAGAGATATGAGACTGATGGAATCAATAAGCATGCAACTTTAGATATTCTGATGTCAGAGTTGACCAATTGTTGATGTGAAAGGCAAATATATTGCTGAAAATAAGGGCAACCATTTGTGTATTAGAGAGTGTTAGGTTTGGCTCTACAGaaacttaaggcggcgagctggcagaaacgttagcatgccgggcgaattgcttagtggtatttcgtctgtctttacgttctgagttcagattccgccgagatcgacttagcctttcagcctttcggggtcgattaaatcagtaccagttatgcactgggggcgatgtaatcgacttaatccctttatttgtcccctctatgtttagccccgtgtgggtattaaaaaaataagaaactgtacATGTGGTCACTGAACTTAAgagcttaaccttttagcatttaaaccagccatatctaacTCACATATtataccagttttatgttcaaactggccagatctggcctctcacacctaccccacaatgtcatGGTAAAAATAAccccatcattgaaatcttgaagctatgagataatgcatgattaattcaaataagcattacatttgacattgTAATTTGAATGCTAGAGGATTAAGGTAATGAAATTAAGTGGATTTACATCAATCAGTAGAGAGAAAGGATGAGCTTAGTTAGGGCTTGAGATGAGCATTGTTTTAAGCTAATAGAGCAGATTGTATCATGACAAGTCAGGGTTTGTGTAATCTAACAAGTTCTTTGTATTTGGTGTATCTGGTAGTGAGACAAATAGGCAAGAATGAGAATTAAAGGTTTTTGTTTATGCAGCAGCTACATATAAATGTGAGTGAATCAGTTGTGGGTTTGTAAAGTTAAGGCCTTTGGTTGTCTATGCATCGTGCATTGACAAATTATTTTGTCGATTGTTAGTTTTTCTCttgtctcttacttgtttcagttgttggacagcagccacactggggcactgctttaacaggtttttgtcaaacaaattgacatcagtaattatgttttgtttttaaagtctgatacttattctgtcagtctcttttgacaaatTGCTaaattacgggaatgtaaacaaaccaacactgattgtgaaATGGAGGTGGGGgtaacaaagatatacacataagcacatgtgtgtgtgtgtgtgtgtgtatatatatatataNNNNNNNNNNNNNNNNNNNNNNNNNNNNNNNNNNNNNNNNNNNNNNNNNNNNNNNNNNNNNNNNNNNNNNNNNNNNNNNNNNNNNNNNNNNNNNNNNNNNNNNNNNNNNNNNNNNNNNNNNNNNNNNNNNNNNNNNNNNNNNNNNNNNNNNNNNNNNNNNNNNNNNNNNNNNNNNNNNNNNNNNNNNNNNNNNNNNNNNNNNNNNNNNNNNNNNNNNNNNNNNNNNNNNNNNNNNNNNNNNNNNNNNNNNNNNNNNNNNNNNNNNNNNNNNNNNNNNNNNNNNNNNNNNNNNNNNNNNNNNNNNNNNNNNNNNNNNNNNNNNNNNNNNNNNNNNNNNNNNNNNNNNNNNNNNNNNNNNNNNNNNNNNNNNNNNNNNNNNNNNNNNNNNNNNNNNNNNNNNNNNNNNNNNNNNNNNNNNNNNNNNNNNNNNNNNNNNNNNNNNNNNNcttggtgtgtttacattcccataacttaatggtttagcaaagaaactgatagaatatatgctaggcttaaaaaataactcCTGTGGTTGCTTTGTCTGACTAAAActctttgaggtggtgctccagcatagctgcagtcaaatgactaaaacaaataaatacacacatacacgcatatatatatatatatatacactcatacacacaatgggcttccactcagtttcttgCTATCAGATTCCCTcaaaggcattggttggtccagggctacTGTAGGGGGCACTTGCCCAAGTCTTTACAATCTTATTGATATGTAAGGTAGATTGATAAAGAATTGGATTAAGCCAAAAGACAGGAAGCCTTGAATCGTTATTTACTACAAGAATGTGTGATTTTACTGGGTGTCTGAAGCCAATGATGAAGTAAAAGTTAGGCTTGAGCtttctatcgtcatcatcatttagtgtccattttctatgctggcatgggttggaccgtttgactggaactggtaagctggagagctataCCAGACTTCAGCCTGGTTTGGTTTGGTGTCTATGGTTGGATTATTTCTTCATGCCagctactccaagagtgtagtgagtgccttTTATGTACTGTTGGCATGGAtgccttttgtgtatatattcacattccATTGCTCTTtataattttatacttttctATTATTTCAGGGAATCTCTCTTGAATGGTCATGGAATGAAAAAAAGGTTAGATGTGGCTGGAGGATGATTTCATCAAAGAAGACATGTGACATCAATGGTATAATCTTGAAGTAATTTCTAAAATTATCAAGAAAAGATTTACGTTTATAGTTTATGACTGGCAGACAACATTATGGAGGAAACCGTATGTAAGAGTGAGGTTCCCATTGAAACAGACACTCATAAGAAAGATTTATCTCCTAAGATGCAGACAGAAACACTGAAGAAATCACACACTTGTGATGTGTGTTTCAAACTCTTCAACGACATGGAAAGTTTGATAAATCACAAATATATCCACATAGATAAAAAGCCGTACAAGTGTGACACCTGTGATAAAACATTCTCACGGAAAACTAAGTTAACTCTCCACGAGCTTACACATGTGAGTGAAAGCCCAAgctattgtgatgtctgtggcaaaACATTCATGTCACTAGACAGTTTATGTAATCATAAATGTATTCCGTCAGAGAATAAGGtgtaccattgtgatatctgtggtagaaAATTTTCTAAAAGTAAAGTTTTAGCTAGCCATAAGTGCACTCACACTGATGAGAAACCAtatgaatgtgatatctgtggtaaggtGTTCTCTAAAATTGTGAGTTTAAATTATCACAAGCATATTCactcaggagagaaaccatacaaaTGTGATAGCTGTAGCAGTGCATTTTCTCGGAAAGAATACTTGAAAcgtcacagacgtattcatactggggaaaagcCATATGAATGTgagatctgtggtaaatcattctctggtaGTGCAAATCTAACTTGTCATAAACGTAaacatacaggtgaaaaaccatacgagtgtaatatctgtggtaaaacattctcaaCAACTGGAAATTTATCATGCCATAAACGTATTCATTCGGATAAGAAGCCATAcaagtgtgatatctgtggtaaagcattctctcaACGTGGCCATTTAACTAATCATCAAACtgttcacacaggtgagaaaccattcaGCTGTGATGTCTGcagtaaaacattttcaattactGGAGATTTAACTcgtcacaaacgcattcacactgTTGAGAGACCTTTCCCGTGTGACGTCTGTGATAAAAAGTTCACAACCAGTGAAAATTTAGCTTCTCATAAACTTATTCACTCAGAGAAATCTCatgagtgtgatatctgtggtaagatATTCTCAAGGAAAAGATATTTAATTAGACACAAACGTATCCACAATAAGAAGAAACCTTacaactgtgatatctgtggtaaatcattccctatCCATGCAGATTTTGCTATTCACAAGCATGTTCACACTGGTCAGAAATTGCACAagtgtgatatctgtaataaaGTATTTGCACAGAAGAGGTATTTACTTaggcacaaacgtactcataaaGGTGAGGAATCTTACCAAAGTAATGATATCTCTGGTGAGAAATTAACTGAAAGTGAAAAGTCAACATCTCATAATAAAGATATTCACACAGACAACTCAAACcagtgtgatgtctgtggtaaagtATTTGCACTGAAAAGATATTTAATTaggcacaaacatattcacacaaatgATTACCATTGTGACatatgtggtaaaacattctctcgaAATTACTATTTGGTGCTTCATAAACGTACTCACaatggagaaaaaccatattcttgtgatatttgtggtaagacATTCTCTACAAGTAACATTTTAACAGAGCATAAATGTATTCGCACAAATGAACAACCATACCAAAATGATGTCTATTGTAACCAATTCTCACATAACAATACTATAGATATTCACCATCAGAAAAGTAAAGAGTTCTTTAGTGCACCACAAAGCCTGGAAGCTCCCTTGCCTCCCAAACTGCAGCAGAGTCATTTGGTTCCTTGCCAAGAGAATTCATGGAATCCTCCACCTCACCAATATACAACACACCCACTGTAAAGACTTCTACATTTCTCGTGTGTATCATTTCCAGTTCTACACTGACCTCAACAAATCTTCTTCATGATGCCTCCTGTTTCACCACCACAAATACATTCGTTTTAAAAAGAAACACTTGTGCAGATGAATCCAACCATCATTCTTAAAATTTCTCCATACAGCAACATCCATGTTCAAACTAAACACCTCACATCAGGATTCATGAAAGCACCATTAACAGGAAATATGGTAACACGGTGTCTTTCATCAGCACAAAGAAATAAATCAGTAAAAGTCTTGAACCTCATCTTCACTAATCTTGACCAACAGACGACTGGAAACCTTAAAGTCCCCCAAAATACAAGGCATCTCAGTCTTGAGTGATTTTTCATAGCAATCTCTTGCACTAAAATACTTCACCTAATTTACTGCCTGGATCTGTAGCCTGCTGTAGGCATAAAGATACTTGGAGTGAGACCCAACTAATTTCTAAAAGTCACTGGTTCACAGCCTCTTCATTTAGATTTAATGACTATCACTATCCAGAATTAATCACCAAGTGGTGTAGATATGACAAAAAATGCAAACTTTCATTTGCATAGTCATGAGGACAAAATACAAACTAAAAATGCTTGACCTGAAGTCAAGGTGACCAAATGTATTTTTGAGGGAATGAACTTTGCTCTGTAGTGGGTGCATAATTTTTCttataccattgtgatatctatGGTAAAACATTCGTGTGGAACAGGCATTTTATTTGGCTCCTTAGCATAACCATGCAGTCGataaattatatgtttatactGTGATAAAATGCAGTATAAAATTCTCACTGACCAATACATTAACGCTTTGTAAACATACTCATAGAGGTCATATTTTTCTGGTAAAATATTCAGTAGTAactgtctttttttaatttttaactaatCTCAAATATATTAACCCAGTGGTGAAACTATTGTTGTCATAACTGGAGAGTATTGCATGATGAAAGAAACTGTtacatcataataatatataataatagggTGCCTATAGATgttttatatcagaatttatAGTAAATCTTGgggaaaatggatgaaatagtATATTGTGTTATTGTGACATTTTGATAGAATGATGTTAGAGAATgtcctttgcctgtcctgtgtatcacatttTTGCGAGACATTTCCCTGGTGTCTGCacatcatatataatatgcatttccAATTTTTTCAACCACCACAGTAAAAATGGTTTAATGAAAAACCTGAGAACTtggacatttaggacaaactcacagaaatgctttggacaggtgaaaaattaccccccccccccaaaaaaaaacgaaaaaaaagaaacattttaccaTTCTTAACATGCAAAATGTTCTGTTTTGTCATTAGCAGATTTTACTTATGGTTCAGGTCTAACAaaatagtataaaataatatatattgaaatgtaatttcataaatatgatttattcctttggaagtatttccatattttattctTCCAATAGATTATTAATTTTTTGCCTCTAAATTGAAAGTAGGTTAaggatatttttgtatcttttattccAGAACCCTCCACAAACTGCTGTTTTAAACATAGCCATTTGCTTGGTGAATTcttaaatgatataaattttgtatgtaatttgcaattgtatttgatataaatgtatgaatttgtCTGTAAATTGATGCTATTTGCAAAATGCATTGTTTGCATTTCAAATTTTACTTTGGattaactttaataataataattagtctTGTATGAACATTGTTAATTGTCATTCACAGCAgacaataaatgtatattttgaaaaatgaattgtttttttttatgtaacattTTGTCCTTCAAAAGATTGTTTCTCATGGAATAttgtctataaaaatataaagtgccaataaaaataaatgtatttatataaagaaatatgtgaagtataaagaatgaataaaatatatgaaattatttgaaaataaaagtatgCCCATGTTTGCTTTACTTTGTAAAAAATGgtttccatttgttttgttttttttcaatttttgtcttcCTAAAAGTTGCAGCCTATTTCAAGTTTTTCTGTTGTTCAGATCTCAGAGAAGCAGTTAAACAGATAGGAAGACTAGGTGCAAGCAAAGTCCTGCAAAAGATACAGATTGATCCTGGACACCAGATATGCTAAATGTAGAGTTTTGATTCGGACTTTATTAGTAATGTGAGTATTTGAGGAAGTATTACATAGCAAAGTTATCGACTGTGTGTTTGCAATAATGGTTTCTTTCTGCATATGGATGACAGATATGAAGTTTGTGTAAGGAATGAAGGACCATGGAATTCGAACCTAAATCCTCTTCATGCTTGTGTTAAAGATCCCAAGTTTTGTGTTTATTGATAAGGTAAGGTCTATGATCTCCAGATGAGTCTAAGCATTCTAAAGATAGATGTAGCTTtctcattctttgtttttatgttctgaccACACTTCCCAGGTATTTGAATCGACTGACATCCTCATTTTCTTCTACTCTGGTTGTGATTGCATGcactactctcttttacttgtttcagtcatttgactgcggccatgctggagcaccgcgttttagttgagcaaatcgaccccaggacttattctttggaagcctagtacttattctattggtctcttttgccgaactgctaagttacgggggacgtaaacacaccaccatcggttgtcaagcgatgctgggggggacaaacacagacgcacaaacatatacacacatacatacatacatacacatatacgacaggcttctttcagtttcatcctaccaaatccactcacaaggctatagtagaagacacttgcccaaggtgccacgcagtgggaatgaacccgaaaccatgtggttggtaagcaagctacttaccacacagctgggGCATGGGACAAAAAGATTGAGAAACGCTGTTGTAAATCATTAGATGAAATCAGCTATTACAGTCACTGACATAGAGTTTCTTGAAGTTCGGTTGTATCACTCACACCTCAGCGAGTTTCTTTTACGTACATACAAACCAATGCAGGTTATAAAATTTCAACACTTCACTGAACAGTTATCGTCTCGCATTCAGATATAACCTAAATACCTCACACCTGACATGCCCTACATTTGTGAGGAGAGACCTTGAAAACATCCAATAAGAACAGGAAAATTCCACTGATAGTCACTATACatttttcagcatccccttgtgtgtgtgtgtgtgtgtatatatatatatatatatagatatatatatacatacatatatgtgtgtgtgtgtgtgtgtgtgtggaggcgcaatggcccagtggttaggacagcagactcgcggtcataggatcgcggtttcgattcccagaccgggcgttgtgagtgtttattgagcgaaaacatctaaagctccacgaggctccggtaggggatggtggcgaaccctgctgtactctttcactacaactttctctcactcttacttcctgtttctgttgtgcctgtaattcaaagggtcagccttgtcacactgtgtcacgctgaatatccccgagaacttcgttaagggtacacgtgtctgtggagtgctcagccacttgcacgttaatttcacgagcaggctgttccggtgatcggatcaactggaaccctcgacgtcgtatatatatgaaaggtttgaaaatgcaattttaaagatgtttattcacttgaccagtttcacttttttagaaaaagattgtcaaaagtaaaatgtaaagctttgtataagctttgttgtgttaaatactagttgtcacaaaagtattaaaatgcatatatacattctttgatagcGAATAGCGTTGCCTGCGTTACCTTCCCTCAGACCGAAAGGAATGAAAAGGCCGAGCAGGCAAAGAGTCAAACTGTAGGCAATGAAACAGGTGATTGTTCGTATTACACAAGGAGGAGCAGGGACACAAAGAGCGTGGAAAAGGGATAAATCATGGAAACGGCAATATGTAAACAATGCATGCAAATACAAGATTATGCGAATAAAGGAATAGAAACATGTAAAAACAAACGCATGTAACAGATGAAATACGTGTAATAAAATGTGCAAAGAGAAAATGCAGCAAAATAGTTTGTTAAACTGTAGTTTGTTGAAAACAGATTGAATATCAACAGGCACAGTTTATGTTAATACGAAAGGTGATTAAATATAGATAGTTTTGGACAGTTTATGTGGCTAAGTTCGTGCGACATAAGGTGAAGTTGAATGTGATGCTTGCGAATGTTGTTTGGAAGCATGTAAGGATGTTTGAGATTGAAAGTGGAGTGAATGTGACAGGTATGTCAGGTAGTGGAATAAGACTCAGAGAAAGCCTTCTTTACTCTGTCAAGAGATACGGTCTCTTTCCGACCGTTAATGTCCAACAtcctttgacaaccgatggtggtgtgtttacgtccccgtaacctagcggttcggcaaaagagaccgatggaataagtactaggcttccaaagaataagtcctggggtcgactaaaggcggtgctccagcatggccgcagtcgaatgactgaaacaagtaaaagaataaaagaaaatctacACAGTATCCCAGCCAGTGACACAATCTGTTCCATCAAGTGACAGCTGAGTTAAGGACCAAGGAAGATAACTCTAATAAAATTTAGCTGAAACCATCGTCAGCCATTTTACGATGTTTTTCTACGTATATACTGGTAATGTGTTAGAACTGTCAATATTATTACTTTAAAAAACGGATGAAGGCACAATAAGACGGTAAGTAGATCTTTGAAGATATATCTgctggttgttttgtttttagttcagTTTAAGTCTTAAGGAGATCCAGCTACAAAGAGACTTTAATGCAGTCTATAAACATATGATAAATTGCTCGTGAAGTAACCGTTAACTGTTGATGTCGTTATTCGTAGGATGACTAACGATATTTTTTAGCTTctgtgaataatatatttttcatatatttaactgATCTATATTTTCCTGGTTGAGTGGCCAAGGCCCACTCTACTACAAGACGTTAAAACCTCTGTTCCTGGCGTGCGCTGTCACTCCCTTTTCATTACTCTTGACCTATCAACAACACCACATATTATAATGTCTCTTCTGAATTCTTTTCATGACGAAGTTGGATCCTCATTCTTGACAATCGTTTTATTGTAGTTTAGATGTACTATTAAGgtgtattaaaataatttacattattatagcGGCGTAAAATCTTTAGGGTCATCCttcaagttttttgttttttcttctgattCAGCTCAAACCGCCCTTCGTTTTCATATATGTAAAAGGagaaaattaaaaggaatatAAGGACTGCTCATGTTAGTTTgttatttggagagagagagagagagagaatgggttgGAAGGTTCTGAGGTTCATGACACAAACAGTTCTTTCATTACTTTAATTTAATACGTTTTAAAACATGCGGAAATCTATATTCAAATAGTCCTGGTACTTGTGGGTGGTGGCTCTCCTCTCACCAGTATATTCAATCcatttattttgatgtttagtGCCCATATTCTGTCCAGCAGAATTGGGACACGATTAGATTGTTCAGACATTACTTAATTGACATGGTTTTATTGCAACTATCCTTATATATANNNNNNNNNNNNNNNNNNNNNNNNNNNNNNNNNNNNNNNNNNNNNNNNNNNNNNNNNNNNNNNNNNNNNNNNNNNtatatatatatatatatatatgtatgcatacatattagaaAGAAACGGCAACAGAAATAGTATAGTGACAGACTAAATGGTTTGTGGCATCTCACTCTATTcttgcattctgagttaaaaCTCTCCTAAAGCTGACTTCGTTTTTCAAATCTTCAGCATTGAGGAAATATTTACTTTGTTAGTGTCAGTTCAACTGGTATACCTCCTTTCTGAACAATAATTTAAGGGTTTGTACTAAATTTAGAAATCATCGTCagcatttttattatcataataattgttATTTGTCTAGATGAAAATCTTAATTCCTTTTTATACAACACACCCTTCCATAATAAATTTCCTGTAAACATTCCAATGTCTTCATTGCTGCTGATTCTTCCACAATGATTTCCTTTCAAGACCATCTCTGCCACATATCCATACCATTGCATCTTTTCTTTGTAGATATCATATATGTTGTgctttgtgtttttatatttaatatatttggttaAGTTTTTTTCTAATAATCTCAGCATTAACATTTCATTGTTTCTTATATTATGCATGGTTTTATCATTTCAGGAAATGTTTTACCAATCAAGGAATGATATTAAGAATGTGGAAATCAGAAAAATGACATTTTCAGGAAGATGTGTAAGATCAGGGATATAGACTTGAAGAAATTTCCTTTGCTGACTGAAAGTAATTCTTAGATTGTTTTGTATTGCGGATAAacttgatatatttataaaagaaaccTTGAACAGACTATTATTATAACTGGAACATATAGCTTGAATTTTGGTGGCTCATTTCTGACTACAGAGATAAAGAATGTGCAATGAATCCCATCTAATGAACTTTGGAAGGATTTCTTTATAGCtgagaaatatttacaaatattttcaacttttgaTGTTTACTGTTAGAGATAATAAATTTGGTAGCAAGTTTTGAACTCTTGACTTTGTGGAGGACAACAGCCAAGTGTGGTAACCATAACAACATGGTGTTTCATAGATGGATGCATCATCATTAAATGATTTAAAGGAAAGGATTATTCTTGAATTTATTAAACACTAATTGATATTAtggaagagaaagtgtgtgagagtcAGGTTAATGGAGAAACACAACCTGATATTAAAGATGTATCTCACATGGCACAAGTATGGATAAACAAGAAATCATATACGTGTGGTATCTGCTTTAAAGCATTCTCTCAGAATGGACTTTTGACAagtcacaagcgtattcataaaGGTGAGAGACCCTATCACTGCAATGTATGTGGTAAAGCATTTTTTGAAAGTTCAACATTAACTCgccatatatgtactcacacaggtgagaaaccatatcattgtgatatctgtggtaaatcattctcccgaAAAGAACATTTAACtattcataaacgtattcatacaggtgagaaaccatatcattgtgatatctgtggtaaaacttTCTCACAATGTAATAAATTAACGAGCCATAaaagtattcatacaggtgagaaaccatactgCTGTGATAACTGTAGTAAAACATTCTCTCGGAAAGAACATTTGACTCTtcacatacgtattcacacaggtgagaaaccatatcactgcgatgtttgtggtaaaacattctctcgaAAACAACAATTGATAAgtcacaaacgcactcatacaggcgagaaaccatatcactgtgatatttgtggtcaAACATTCTCACACAATAGCACAttaaaaattcataaacgtattcacactggtGAGAGACCATACCAGTGTGATATTTGCAGTAAGACATTCTCACACAAGAGCAATTTAACTATTCACCGACGTAATCACACAAATGAGAAACTATATGACTGATATCTTTGAGACATCATCTCACCAGAGATGGAAAATgctaatttgaaatatatgtagatataaataatgttttctaatgttggcataaaattacaaattttcaaGGAGTCAATTAGATCAATCTAGTTTTTCACTGGTATTTCTCTTATTGATCCATGATGGATCAAAGGTAAGGTTATTCCTGGTGGAACTTAAACCCAGTTTGCAAAGGgatcatcattatcctttaatgtctgttttccatgctggtatgggttggactaaTTGGATGTAATTTGATGTAACTgaatattttgttcacttttctACTGATTCTGTTAATCCCATTGACCTGTTTGACATAGATATTAAAAACTATTCCATCTCTAAAAATGAGGATAATAGTCCTAAAAATTATCTTATGAACAATTCTTGtcacatatttagatatttaagtAAGTTTGTGTAATTATactttgtaaaaatatacaaaactatctgtaaaaatattcctatatgaaataattctgaaattatttattgttgataAGCTTTAAATCTAGTTTCCTACATGAGGCACAGTTCATCTCAAATTATTTTCAGTCTTTGAAGTGGTGTGTGGTTTTACAATAAATCAGATCTAATTTCACCTGTTGTGGGTATGTTAGTGGAGAAAAGAATGGAAGTGTGCTTGGATCCATTGGAAGCCAATGAAGACACACTTATTTTTATGATGTGGTGACAggatcataaaaatataacaccAGTTGTATTTTATGATCTGGAGATCAACGCTCTTTACATGCAATGGTGTCTTGTCCAAGGCCTAAA is a window encoding:
- the LOC106871136 gene encoding zinc finger protein 883, whose amino-acid sequence is MEETVCKSEVPIETDTHKKDLSPKMQTETLKKSHTCDVCFKLFNDMESLINHKYIHIDKKPYKCDTCDKTFSRKTKLTLHELTHVSESPSYCDVCGKTFMSLDSLCNHKCIPSENKVYHCDICGRKFSKSKVLASHKCTHTDEKPYECDICGKVFSKIVSLNYHKHIHSGEKPYKCDSCSSAFSRKEYLKRHRRIHTGEKPYECEICGKSFSGSANLTCHKRKHTGEKPYECNICGKTFSTTGNLSCHKRIHSDKKPYKCDICGKAFSQRGHLTNHQTVHTGEKPFSCDVCSKTFSITGDLTRHKRIHTVERPFPCDVCDKKFTTSENLASHKLIHSEKSHECDICGKIFSRKRYLIRHKRIHNKKKPYNCDICGKSFPIHADFAIHKHVHTGQKLHKCDICNKVFAQKRYLLRHKRTHKGEESYQSNDISGEKLTESEKSTSHNKDIHTDNSNQCDVCGKVFALKRYLIRHKHIHTNDYHCDICGKTFSRNYYLVLHKRTHNGEKPYSCDICGKTFSTSNILTEHKCIRTNEQPYQNDVYCNQFSHNNTIDIHHQKSKEFFSAPQSLEAPLPPKLQQSHLVPCQENSWNPPPHQYTTHPL
- the LOC106871128 gene encoding zinc finger protein 239 — protein: MEEKVCESQVNGETQPDIKDVSHMAQVWINKKSYTCGICFKAFSQNGLLTSHKRIHKGERPYHCNVCGKAFFESSTLTRHICTHTGEKPYHCDICGKSFSRKEHLTIHKRIHTGEKPYHCDICGKTFSQCNKLTSHKSIHTGEKPYCCDNCSKTFSRKEHLTLHIRIHTGEKPYHCDVCGKTFSRKQQLISHKRTHTGEKPYHCDICGQTFSHNSTLKIHKRIHTGERPYQCDICSKTFSHKSNLTIHRRNHTNEKLYD